From Bacteroidia bacterium:
TAACCAGCAAAAAGTTTTCTGAATATCAGAAACGCTGTCAGCCAAAAAACTAAAAACTATGCCTAGGTCGGTAAATGCAGTGGCTTCCAGAGCCAGAAGAAAAAAAGTTCTAAAACAAACCAAAGGATATTGGGGTGCGCGTAAAAACGTTCACACGATTGCTAAAAACGTTCTCGAAAAAGGTTTAACGTACGCTTACCGCGATCGTAAATCGAAGAAAAGAAATTTCCGCGGATTGTGGATTCAACGTATCAACGCAGGTGTTCGTCCTTTCGGAATGTCTTATTCCGAGTTTATGGGAAAAATCCATTCTAAAAACATCAATCTAAATCGCAAAGTATTGGCAGATTTGGCAATGAATAATCCAGAAGCTTTTAAAGCTGTTGTGGATTCTGTAAAATAGAAAAATATATTTTATATTAAAAAGACTTCTCAAATGGGAAGTCTTTTTTTTGCTTTGTTTTTTC
This genomic window contains:
- the rplT gene encoding 50S ribosomal protein L20; its protein translation is MPRSVNAVASRARRKKVLKQTKGYWGARKNVHTIAKNVLEKGLTYAYRDRKSKKRNFRGLWIQRINAGVRPFGMSYSEFMGKIHSKNINLNRKVLADLAMNNPEAFKAVVDSVK